The nucleotide window CCTGGACTTCCCGGGCCGGACCAGTCAGTCACATGATTGACTCACGTGGAGCCGCATGTGACCTGTGGAAGGCGTGCTCACCGGTGCACAGAACTACTAGTGCGGCGAAAAGGCGCAACGGTCACCAATAATATCCGATGCCCCGTTCACGTCACCGATCTCGCCCGGGCCATCCTGGACCTGGCCGCCTCCAATCACACCGCCGTGTGCCACCTCGCAGGATCAGATGCGGTCAGCCGTCATGAGCTCGGGGTTCTGATAGCCGACCGGGATGCATTGCACACCTCACGGCTGGCCGCCGGCCGTCGCGCCGACACCTGTTCCCCGGGGGCGCTGGACGTCCGCTTGGACAGCACCCGGACACAACGCACCTTGCGGACTGCGCTGCGCGGCGCCCGCGACTTCCTCCGCCGCGAGCACTGACTCGTATCTCTTCCCACGAAACCACTAGGTCAGACGCATGTTCGTCATCGTGCGGGCCAACTCCGACACTCAGCAGAGCCAACTCAAGCACTAAAAGGCTTCCTAATGAAGTTGTCAAGCCGCTGTAGCCACTGGGGGTGCGACCTCGTAGCACCGTCGGTCACGGATCAGGGCCCACAGGACGTTGACGCGGCGGCGGGCGAGGGCGAGCACGGCTTGGACGTGCTTCTTTCCCTCGGCGCGTTTGCGGTCGTAGAACTTCCGCGAGTTGGGGTCGCAGCGGACGCTGACGAGCGCGGAGGTGTAGAAGACGCGCTGGAGTCTTCGGTGGTAGGCGACCGGCCGGTGGAGGTTGCCGCTGACCTTGCCCGAGTCGCGAGGCGCGGGCGCAACGCCGGCGAAGGCCGCCAGGGCGTCCGGAGAGTCGAAGTCGTCCAGGCTGCCGCCGACAGCGGCGAGGAATTCCGCTCCCAGCACGGCACCGATGCCGGGGACGCTCTGGACTATGTCGGCGAGTTCGTGCTCGCGAAACCGGCCCTCGATGAGCTTGTCCATCTCGGAGATCTGCTCGTTGAGGGTCATCACCTCCCCGGCCAGGGTGTGGACCAGCTTGGCTATGGTCTTCTCCCCGGGGATGGCGGTGTGCTGCCGCTCTGCTGCCTCAACGGCTGCTTCGGCCAGGGATCTTGCGTTGCGGACGGTGCGGTTGGCCAGCCACTTGGTCAGCCGTGTGACCCCGGCGCGGCGGATCGAGGCCGGACTCTGGTACCCCGTCAGCAGCTTGAGCGGGCCGGTGTTGGTCACGTCCAGGGCCCGTTCCAGGGCGGGGAACATGCTCAGCAGGGTGCCGCGCAGGCGGTTCACGGTGCGGGTGCGGTCCTCGACCAGGTCGGCGCGGCGTCCGGTCAGCAGCTTCAGCTCGATGGCGGCTTCGTCGCCGGGGCGGATGGGCCGCAGGTCGCGGCGCATCCTGGCCTGGTCGGCGATCACGTAGGCGTCGCGGGCGTCGGTCTTGCCCTCGCCGCGGTAGCCGTCGGAGGCCCGGTTCACCAGCCGGCCGGGCATGTACAGGATCTCCTGGCCGTGGTTGACCAGCAGGGCCAGCAGCAGTGCGGGTTCTCCGCCGGTCATGTCGATGGCCCAGGTGACCTGACGCCCGTCGGCCAGGTCGAGGACGTCACCGAGCAGTTTCAGCAGCTCGGGCTCGTCGTTGGCGACCCGCCGCGACAGCAGTGTTTTGCCGTCGGTGTCCAAGGCGAGGCCGTGGTGGTGGCCCTTGCCGCTGTCGATCCCCGCCCATATCCGGCTCATCGTGCTCCTGACGTTCGTGTTCGTACTGTTCGTGCCACGGACGACTTCGCCGGCATTGCTCTACGCAGCGACTTGTTCGCACTTCCTAATCGGCGGCCGAGTCGTCGTGGGGTGCCGGGCGGCGAAGCCTCGCAAGCCACAAGGTGGCAGCCGCCTGACAGCCACACCCAGCACCCCTGGGCGACCCAACCCTACGAATGGCTCGATCAACCCGATCAAGAAGGTAGAGCCGCCTGAAGAACTCCGTCACATGCGATCAAGTTCGGAGATCGCACCGGTCCGGGCTACCTCTTCTGCTGGTCTGGGTACGTGAAGGCAGTGACGGAGGCGGCGATTCCTTCCGATGTGTGCCAGTTGGAAGGGTTGGTCACGAGTTACGACGAGGACGTAGAGACCCGGAGTCTCCTGCGGCTCGGGGATGAGTGGCCGCGTCGGTGGAGTACGACGTGGAGGGCGGGTGGCGGCGAGGTCACCTGGCCGGTCCGTGACATGACTTATGTTCCCGTGCTGTCGTCCCAGCCGACGCGCGGGTTCACGTGGCGACGCACTCAGCGGCATCACCCGGGGCTGCAGTACATGGTGTCGACCGGCCGGGCCCATGGGTTCGAGTCGATCGAGGAATCGCGTCTGCTGGTCGCCCTGGACTTTCTCGGGGCGTCGGAGGTGTTGTCTCAGCCGTTCCGCCTGGACTTCGAGCATGCGGACGGGAAGGGCTGGCATGTCCCGGACTTTCTGGCCGTGGTCGACGGCGGGATGTGGTTGCTGGATGTCCGTCCGGCGAATCTGATCAAGGTGAGCGATGCGCTGAAATTCGCGGCTGCCCGGGAGATGGCTACTGTCTGCGGCTGGCGGTATTCGGTAGCCACCGGCTGGCGCCCGCATGTCTTCAGCG belongs to Streptomyces sp. NBC_01454 and includes:
- a CDS encoding TnsA-like heteromeric transposase endonuclease subunit; its protein translation is MTYVPVLSSQPTRGFTWRRTQRHHPGLQYMVSTGRAHGFESIEESRLLVALDFLGASEVLSQPFRLDFEHADGKGWHVPDFLAVVDGGMWLLDVRPANLIKVSDALKFAAAREMATVCGWRYSVATGWRPHVFSVLDHLSSRRRPARDLLGMRDQVLSAVGERAVPLGELAEAASLPVVARAHIVRLLWHRELGVDLGRPLLDSSLVWAATGPRGRV
- a CDS encoding IS110 family transposase; this encodes MSRIWAGIDSGKGHHHGLALDTDGKTLLSRRVANDEPELLKLLGDVLDLADGRQVTWAIDMTGGEPALLLALLVNHGQEILYMPGRLVNRASDGYRGEGKTDARDAYVIADQARMRRDLRPIRPGDEAAIELKLLTGRRADLVEDRTRTVNRLRGTLLSMFPALERALDVTNTGPLKLLTGYQSPASIRRAGVTRLTKWLANRTVRNARSLAEAAVEAAERQHTAIPGEKTIAKLVHTLAGEVMTLNEQISEMDKLIEGRFREHELADIVQSVPGIGAVLGAEFLAAVGGSLDDFDSPDALAAFAGVAPAPRDSGKVSGNLHRPVAYHRRLQRVFYTSALVSVRCDPNSRKFYDRKRAEGKKHVQAVLALARRRVNVLWALIRDRRCYEVAPPVATAA